A region of Mammaliicoccus sp. Dog046 DNA encodes the following proteins:
- the murB gene encoding UDP-N-acetylmuramate dehydrogenase, which translates to MDNQTILEGLKQFLPKSLIKVNEPLKKYTFTKTGGNADFYLSPTSYKEVQMIIDFAYTNQIPLTFLGNGSNIIIRDGGIRGIVISLLQFNQITVKNQSITCGSGAAIIDVSRRARDHHLTGLEFACGIPGSIGGAVYMNAGAYGGEVKDCIDYIKAVDDTGHLHTIKGEDLELDYRTSIVQRKHLVVLEATFKLKDGDIHTIKATMDDLTQRREDKQPLEYPSCGSVFQRPPNNFAGKLIQDSDLQGHRIGGVEVSKKHAGFIVNVDNGTATDYENIIKHVQKVVKEKFDVELKREVRIIGEPLED; encoded by the coding sequence TTGGATAATCAAACTATTTTGGAGGGTTTAAAACAGTTCCTCCCAAAGTCACTCATTAAAGTAAACGAGCCATTAAAGAAATACACATTCACTAAAACCGGCGGGAACGCAGATTTTTACTTATCACCTACTTCTTATAAAGAAGTACAAATGATCATAGATTTTGCATATACAAATCAAATACCATTAACATTTCTAGGTAATGGTTCTAATATTATCATTCGCGATGGTGGTATTAGAGGCATTGTAATTAGTTTATTGCAATTCAATCAAATTACAGTTAAGAATCAATCCATCACTTGTGGCAGTGGTGCTGCAATCATCGATGTTTCAAGAAGAGCACGTGACCATCATTTAACTGGATTAGAATTTGCATGTGGTATCCCAGGCTCTATTGGTGGCGCAGTATATATGAATGCTGGCGCATACGGTGGCGAAGTTAAAGACTGTATCGATTATATTAAGGCAGTCGATGATACTGGTCATTTACACACAATCAAAGGTGAAGATTTAGAACTCGATTATCGTACTAGTATCGTTCAACGCAAACATTTAGTTGTGTTAGAAGCGACATTTAAACTAAAAGATGGCGATATTCATACGATCAAAGCGACAATGGATGATTTAACTCAACGCCGTGAAGATAAACAACCACTTGAATATCCATCATGTGGTAGTGTATTCCAAAGACCACCAAACAACTTTGCTGGTAAACTTATTCAAGACTCAGATTTACAAGGCCATAGAATCGGTGGCGTTGAAGTATCTAAAAAACATGCCGGATTTATCGTGAATGTAGATAATGGTACTGCTACAGATTATGAGAATATTATTAAACACGTACAAAAAGTTGTAAAAGAAAAATTCGATGTCGAACTTAAAAGAGAAGTTCGTATCATTGGTGAACCGTTAGAAGATTAA
- a CDS encoding ferrated catecholamine ABC transporter substrate-binding lipoprotein SstD, whose translation MKKAFSFILITLLSVVLIACGNNSSNKEEKTSKNDTKNESKTVEIQSKYQARGEKQDESDAKTVDEKVTVPVNPKKVVVLDYGALDTVEALGAKDAVKGVPKGEGNATLPAFLKAFKGDEVVNTGSLKEVNYEKIAEIQPDLILFSGRTSGTKVQDELKKAAPDAARLYIGADDKKLLKSVKTNTTNLGKIFDKESKAKSLNADLDKKVKSTQDKAEKSDDKAMYLLVNEGELSTYGPGARFGSLIYDVLGVKTSDDNIKASRHGQPISYEYITKKNPDIIYAMDRGKAIGGKESSNKALSNDVIKDVNAIKNQKVINVDPELWYLASGGVRTTEKQIDEVAKGLK comes from the coding sequence ATGAAAAAAGCATTTAGTTTTATATTAATTACATTATTGTCAGTTGTATTAATTGCATGTGGAAATAATTCTAGCAACAAAGAAGAAAAAACATCAAAAAATGATACTAAAAACGAGTCGAAAACTGTTGAGATACAATCGAAATATCAAGCACGTGGTGAGAAACAAGATGAGAGCGACGCTAAAACAGTTGATGAAAAAGTTACTGTTCCAGTGAATCCTAAGAAAGTCGTTGTATTAGACTACGGTGCTTTAGATACGGTTGAAGCATTGGGTGCTAAAGATGCTGTTAAAGGTGTACCTAAAGGGGAAGGTAATGCCACTCTTCCAGCATTCTTAAAAGCTTTCAAAGGTGATGAAGTTGTCAATACAGGGTCACTTAAAGAAGTGAATTATGAAAAAATCGCTGAAATTCAACCAGATTTAATTTTATTCTCTGGTCGTACTTCAGGAACGAAAGTACAAGATGAATTGAAAAAAGCAGCACCAGATGCAGCACGCTTATATATTGGTGCAGATGATAAAAAACTATTAAAATCAGTTAAAACGAATACAACGAATTTAGGTAAGATTTTTGATAAAGAATCTAAAGCGAAATCATTAAATGCAGATTTAGATAAAAAAGTTAAATCAACACAAGATAAAGCTGAAAAATCAGATGACAAAGCAATGTACTTATTAGTGAACGAAGGCGAGTTATCTACATATGGTCCAGGTGCAAGATTCGGAAGCTTAATATATGACGTGCTTGGTGTTAAAACAAGTGATGACAACATTAAAGCAAGTAGACATGGTCAACCGATTAGTTATGAATATATAACTAAGAAAAATCCTGACATTATCTATGCAATGGATAGAGGTAAAGCAATAGGTGGTAAGGAAAGTTCAAATAAAGCATTATCAAATGATGTTATAAAAGATGTTAACGCAATTAAAAATCAAAAAGTGATCAACGTTGATCCTGAATTATGGTATTTAGCTTCAGGTGGCGTTAGAACAACAGAAAAACAAATCGACGAAGTAGCTAAAGGGTTAAAATAA
- a CDS encoding ABC transporter ATP-binding protein has product MIKVEGLSKAYHQNKVVDDVDININKGEITSLIGPNGAGKSTVLAMISRLIEKDQGRIKIDNEDIASMRSNDLAKKLAILKQTNHTDLKISVRQLVSFGRFPYSKGKLKKEDRIMIDRALSYLGLTEIQHKYLGELSGGQRQRAYIAMTIAQDTDYILLDEPLNNLDMKHSVQIMKILKRLVKEMNKTIVIVIHDINFASCYSDRIIAIKEGKVEIEGSKNEVINEPTLSEIYDLDIKIQEINGQRICVYFDNDYVEVDKIQSLAM; this is encoded by the coding sequence ATGATTAAAGTCGAAGGATTATCAAAAGCATATCATCAAAATAAAGTCGTAGATGATGTAGATATAAATATTAATAAAGGTGAGATTACGTCACTAATTGGTCCAAACGGTGCTGGAAAAAGTACGGTGTTAGCTATGATCAGTCGTTTAATTGAAAAGGATCAAGGCCGTATTAAAATTGATAACGAAGATATCGCATCAATGAGAAGTAATGATCTTGCTAAAAAATTGGCGATATTAAAACAAACGAATCATACAGATTTAAAAATTTCAGTTCGACAACTTGTTAGTTTCGGAAGATTTCCATATTCAAAAGGAAAACTAAAAAAAGAAGACCGAATCATGATTGATAGAGCCCTATCATATTTAGGTTTAACGGAGATACAACATAAATATTTAGGAGAATTATCTGGTGGTCAAAGGCAGAGAGCTTATATTGCGATGACAATTGCGCAAGATACCGATTATATATTATTAGACGAACCTTTGAACAACTTAGATATGAAGCATTCTGTTCAAATAATGAAAATCTTAAAAAGACTCGTTAAAGAGATGAATAAAACGATTGTAATCGTGATACATGATATTAACTTTGCTTCTTGTTATTCAGATAGAATTATCGCAATTAAAGAAGGAAAAGTTGAAATTGAAGGTAGTAAAAATGAAGTCATCAATGAACCGACTTTAAGTGAAATTTATGATTTAGACATTAAAATACAAGAAATTAATGGACAACGTATTTGTGTGTATTTCGATAATGATTATGTTGAAGTAGACAAAATTCAGTCCTTAGCAATGTAA
- a CDS encoding iron chelate uptake ABC transporter family permease subunit — MLNKLNSKHKLILLSVVTILIILLYLFYNINPAILEYQLTGRLRKAIAMLLVGSSIAVSTVIFQTITNNRILTPSIIGLDAVYMFIKTSLIFFFGSTSVVVLNDHLNFVITLVGMILFSLFLFQILFKSKDQNVFFILLLGIVFGTFFSSLSSFIEMMIDPEEFLSIQSAMFASFSAINEKLLMMSGVALIVMIVIAFKIRPYLDVLSLGRDHAINLGVNYIRVTRWLMVMVALLVTISTALVGPITFLGLLVVNLAHEFMKQFEHKYILPAAILISWMSLFLGQWVVEYIFDGNTEISIMINFIGGIYFIFLILKGRKVA; from the coding sequence ATGCTCAATAAATTAAATTCAAAGCATAAATTAATCCTTTTATCAGTGGTAACAATACTCATTATATTATTGTATTTATTTTATAATATTAATCCTGCGATATTAGAGTACCAATTGACAGGACGCTTGAGAAAAGCAATTGCAATGTTGTTGGTCGGAAGTAGTATTGCTGTTTCGACAGTGATTTTCCAAACGATAACAAACAATAGAATATTAACGCCGTCCATCATTGGTTTAGATGCGGTTTATATGTTTATTAAAACATCTTTAATATTTTTCTTTGGATCAACATCAGTCGTTGTATTAAATGATCATTTGAATTTTGTCATTACACTTGTCGGAATGATTCTCTTTAGTTTATTCCTATTCCAAATACTATTTAAATCGAAAGATCAAAATGTCTTTTTCATATTATTACTTGGTATTGTATTTGGAACATTCTTCTCAAGTTTATCTAGTTTTATAGAAATGATGATTGATCCAGAAGAATTCTTATCTATACAAAGTGCAATGTTCGCAAGTTTTAGTGCGATAAACGAGAAATTACTTATGATGTCAGGTGTCGCACTTATCGTCATGATTGTCATTGCATTTAAAATTCGACCATACTTGGATGTCTTATCTTTAGGTAGAGACCACGCGATTAATTTAGGTGTAAATTATATTCGTGTAACGAGATGGTTGATGGTGATGGTTGCATTACTCGTTACGATATCAACTGCATTAGTTGGGCCGATTACATTTCTAGGATTACTCGTCGTGAATTTAGCACATGAATTTATGAAACAATTTGAACATAAATATATTTTGCCAGCAGCAATACTTATAAGTTGGATGAGTTTATTTTTAGGACAATGGGTTGTTGAATACATATTTGATGGCAATACGGAAATTAGTATCATGATTAACTTCATAGGTGGCATTTACTTTATATTCTTAATTTTGAAGGGGAGAAAAGTAGCATGA
- a CDS encoding ABC transporter permease: MGKVLMRLDVLIVLLVITTFFSIFIGVSEVQPLHIFNLSDEEKNILFSSRIPRTVSIIISGSSLAICGLIMQQLTRNKFVSPTTAGTMDWARLGILIALIAFPEANILLKLLFATVLSLLGTLLFMQILKRIQFKDVIFIPLVGIMLGNIVSSFSSFIALRTNAVQSIGNFMQGNFSIITSGRYEILYISIPLLVLAFIFANQFTIAGMGKDFSLNLGLNYQKIVNIGLVIASVITALVVVTVGMMPFLGLIIPNLISMFRGDHLKNALPHTAIFGALFVMICDVFGRLIVFPYEITIGLTIGVIGSFIFIVMLMKGRKRNAQ, translated from the coding sequence ATGGGAAAAGTATTAATGCGTTTAGATGTTTTAATTGTTTTATTAGTAATTACAACATTCTTCTCAATTTTTATAGGTGTTTCTGAGGTTCAACCTTTACATATATTTAATTTATCTGATGAAGAAAAAAATATCCTATTTTCGAGTAGAATTCCTAGAACGGTTAGTATCATTATTTCTGGTAGTTCATTAGCGATTTGTGGATTGATTATGCAACAATTGACACGTAATAAGTTTGTTTCACCAACTACGGCTGGAACTATGGATTGGGCGAGATTAGGTATTCTCATCGCACTTATTGCCTTTCCGGAAGCGAATATATTATTGAAGTTATTATTTGCTACGGTATTGAGTCTTTTAGGTACATTGCTATTTATGCAAATTCTAAAAAGGATTCAATTCAAAGATGTCATATTCATACCACTAGTAGGGATAATGTTAGGTAATATCGTTTCTAGTTTTTCATCATTTATTGCGTTGAGAACGAATGCTGTACAAAGTATAGGTAACTTTATGCAAGGGAATTTTTCGATTATTACTAGTGGTCGATATGAAATTCTATATATCAGTATTCCATTACTGGTACTCGCATTTATATTTGCAAATCAATTTACAATCGCAGGTATGGGGAAAGACTTCAGTTTGAATTTAGGTTTAAATTATCAAAAGATAGTAAATATTGGATTAGTAATCGCGTCAGTTATTACCGCTTTAGTCGTTGTGACAGTTGGTATGATGCCTTTCTTAGGTTTGATTATTCCAAACTTAATTTCAATGTTTCGTGGTGATCATCTGAAGAATGCATTACCGCATACTGCTATATTTGGTGCATTATTTGTTATGATTTGTGATGTTTTTGGTAGATTAATTGTCTTTCCATATGAAATTACAATTGGTTTAACAATTGGCGTCATCGGTAGTTTTATTTTCATAGTAATGTTGATGAAAGGACGTAAGAGAAATGCTCAATAA
- a CDS encoding FixH family protein translates to MKRWLPGILIILVISVLVACGNNSEKQHSDHKSSDKPQALKADLKVPSEAKKGETSELSVAVTLGDEKVKDASEVKFEIVKNGDKDHSEMKTAKNNKNGEYTLKYDFKDAGKYNITSHVTARDQHTMPNKNVNVK, encoded by the coding sequence ATGAAGAGATGGCTACCTGGTATTTTAATAATATTGGTAATCAGTGTACTTGTAGCATGTGGAAATAATTCGGAAAAGCAGCATTCAGATCACAAATCTTCTGATAAACCTCAAGCATTAAAAGCAGACTTGAAAGTCCCTTCAGAAGCTAAAAAAGGAGAAACATCAGAATTATCAGTGGCAGTAACTTTAGGTGATGAAAAGGTCAAAGATGCGAGTGAAGTAAAATTCGAAATTGTTAAAAATGGAGATAAAGACCATTCAGAAATGAAGACAGCTAAAAATAATAAAAATGGTGAATATACTTTGAAATATGATTTCAAAGATGCTGGTAAGTATAACATTACAAGTCATGTTACAGCACGAGACCAACATACAATGCCAAACAAGAATGTGAATGTAAAATAG
- the nrdF gene encoding class 1b ribonucleoside-diphosphate reductase subunit beta, which produces MKAVNWNTQEDMTNMFWRQNISQMWVESEFKVSKDIASWETLTEPERNAFKKALAGLTGLDTHQADDGMPLIMLHTKDLRKKAVYSFMGMMEQIHAKSYSHIFTTLLPSSETNELLDEWVVEEPHLKYKSDMIVNNYHKLWGKEASIYDQYMARVSSVFLETFLFYSGFYYPLYLAGQGRMTTSGEIIRKILLDESIHGVFTGLDAQSLRNEMTQDEQVKADREMYRMLDLLYKNEYEYTKSLYDELDLTNDVMNYVTYNANKALANLGFEAYYEEKAFNPIIENALNTSTKNHDFFSVKGDGYVIALNVEALKDEDFEFGN; this is translated from the coding sequence ATGAAGGCAGTAAATTGGAATACACAAGAAGATATGACGAATATGTTCTGGCGTCAAAATATTTCACAAATGTGGGTAGAGTCAGAATTTAAAGTGTCTAAAGATATAGCAAGTTGGGAAACATTAACAGAACCTGAAAGAAATGCATTTAAAAAAGCATTAGCAGGATTAACAGGCCTAGATACGCATCAAGCAGATGATGGTATGCCTTTAATTATGTTACACACTAAAGATTTACGTAAAAAAGCAGTATATTCATTTATGGGTATGATGGAACAAATACATGCGAAAAGTTATTCACATATATTTACGACATTATTACCATCAAGTGAAACAAATGAATTATTAGATGAGTGGGTAGTAGAAGAACCACATTTAAAATATAAATCAGATATGATCGTTAATAATTATCATAAATTATGGGGTAAAGAAGCATCTATATATGATCAATATATGGCGAGAGTATCAAGTGTATTCTTAGAAACTTTCTTATTCTATTCTGGATTCTATTATCCTTTATACCTTGCAGGACAAGGTAGAATGACAACATCAGGTGAGATTATACGTAAAATATTACTTGATGAATCTATTCACGGTGTGTTTACAGGATTAGATGCACAAAGTTTAAGAAATGAAATGACACAAGATGAACAAGTAAAAGCAGATAGAGAAATGTATCGCATGCTTGATCTACTATATAAAAATGAATACGAATATACAAAATCACTTTATGATGAATTAGACTTAACAAACGATGTCATGAATTACGTGACATATAATGCCAATAAAGCATTAGCTAACTTAGGGTTCGAAGCATATTATGAAGAAAAAGCATTTAACCCAATTATTGAGAACGCGTTAAATACAAGTACTAAAAACCATGACTTCTTTAGTGTAAAAGGTGATGGCTACGTAATCGCCTTAAATGTAGAAGCATTAAAAGACGAAGACTTTGAATTCGGTAATTAA
- the nrdE gene encoding class 1b ribonucleoside-diphosphate reductase subunit alpha gives MKMINKQKQNHIELNNQVTKRREDGFFDIEKDQEALAVYLEEINEKTIQFNDPIERLHHLVDQDFYYDLFKEYSEESLTEIHQFAETIPFQFASYMSASKFFKDYALKTNDKSEYLETYKEHVIIVSLYLAKGNVEQAKQFVEGMIEQRIQPATPTFLNAGRARRGELVSCFLLEVDDSLNSINFIDSTAKQLSKIGGGVAINLSKLRARGEAIKGIKGVAKGVLPVAKSLEGGFSYADQLGQRPGAGAVYLNIFHYDVLEFLDTKKVNADEDIRLSTISTGLIVPSKFFDLAKEGKDFYMFAPHTVEREYGVTLDDINLDEYYDELVANPNVIKKAKDARDMLNTIAQTQLQSGYPYLMFKDNANKVHPNSNIGQIKMSNLCTEIFQLQETSIINDYGTEDEIKRDISCNLGSLNIVNVMESKKFRDSVHIGMDALTVVSDDTEIKNAPGVRKANNELHSVGLGVMNLHGYLAKNKIGYESEQAKDFANVFFMTMNYYSIERSMEIAKERKETYVDFEQSDYASGKYFEKYTQADIKPQFDNVAELFEGMDIPTAEDWKALAEAVKENGLYHAYRLAIAPTQSISYVQNATSSVMPIVDQIERRTYGNAETFYPMPFLSPETMWFYKSAFNTDQMKLIDLIATIQEHVDQGISTILYVNSEISTRELSRLYVYAHHKGLKSLYYTRNKLLSVEECTSCAI, from the coding sequence ATGAAGATGATAAACAAACAGAAGCAAAATCATATAGAATTAAATAACCAAGTAACAAAAAGAAGAGAAGATGGCTTTTTTGATATTGAGAAAGACCAAGAAGCATTAGCAGTGTATTTAGAAGAAATTAATGAAAAAACGATTCAATTTAATGATCCAATTGAACGTTTACATCATTTAGTAGATCAAGATTTCTATTATGATTTATTTAAAGAATATAGTGAAGAATCACTAACAGAAATTCATCAATTTGCTGAGACTATTCCTTTTCAATTTGCAAGCTACATGTCTGCAAGTAAATTCTTCAAAGATTATGCGTTAAAAACGAACGATAAATCTGAATATCTAGAAACATATAAAGAACATGTTATTATCGTATCGCTTTATTTAGCTAAAGGTAATGTTGAACAAGCGAAACAATTTGTTGAAGGTATGATCGAACAGCGTATCCAACCAGCAACACCAACATTCTTAAATGCTGGTAGAGCGAGACGTGGTGAATTAGTAAGTTGTTTCCTATTAGAAGTAGATGATAGCTTAAACTCAATTAACTTCATTGACTCTACTGCGAAACAATTAAGTAAAATCGGTGGCGGAGTAGCAATTAACTTATCTAAATTGCGTGCACGTGGCGAAGCAATTAAAGGCATTAAAGGTGTAGCTAAAGGTGTACTTCCTGTTGCTAAATCACTAGAAGGTGGCTTTAGTTATGCAGACCAACTTGGACAAAGACCAGGTGCTGGTGCAGTATATTTAAACATCTTCCATTATGATGTATTAGAATTCTTAGATACTAAAAAAGTAAACGCAGATGAAGATATTAGACTTTCAACGATTTCTACAGGATTAATCGTACCTTCTAAATTCTTTGATTTAGCTAAAGAGGGTAAAGACTTCTACATGTTTGCACCACATACGGTTGAACGTGAATATGGCGTAACTTTAGACGATATCAATCTTGATGAGTACTATGATGAATTAGTTGCGAATCCTAATGTCATTAAAAAAGCAAAAGATGCACGTGATATGCTGAATACAATTGCACAAACACAATTACAATCAGGATATCCGTACTTAATGTTTAAAGACAATGCAAATAAAGTACATCCAAACTCAAATATCGGTCAAATTAAAATGAGTAACTTATGTACTGAAATTTTCCAATTACAAGAGACATCTATTATTAATGATTACGGTACAGAAGACGAAATTAAACGCGATATTTCTTGTAATTTAGGTTCATTAAATATTGTAAATGTTATGGAATCTAAGAAATTTAGAGATTCTGTTCACATCGGTATGGATGCATTAACAGTTGTTTCTGATGATACAGAAATTAAAAATGCGCCAGGCGTGAGAAAAGCAAATAATGAACTACATTCAGTAGGTTTAGGTGTTATGAACTTACATGGTTACTTAGCGAAAAATAAAATTGGCTATGAATCAGAACAAGCGAAAGACTTCGCAAATGTATTCTTTATGACAATGAATTATTATTCAATTGAGCGTTCAATGGAAATCGCTAAAGAAAGAAAAGAAACTTATGTTGATTTTGAACAGTCTGATTATGCATCAGGTAAATACTTTGAAAAATACACACAAGCAGATATCAAACCACAATTTGATAATGTTGCTGAACTGTTTGAAGGTATGGATATACCTACAGCAGAAGATTGGAAAGCACTTGCAGAAGCGGTTAAAGAGAATGGTTTATATCATGCTTATCGTCTTGCAATTGCACCAACACAAAGTATTTCATACGTACAAAATGCAACAAGTTCAGTAATGCCTATCGTTGATCAAATTGAAAGAAGAACATATGGTAATGCTGAAACATTCTATCCAATGCCATTCTTGTCACCAGAAACAATGTGGTTCTATAAATCAGCGTTCAACACTGATCAAATGAAATTAATTGATTTAATCGCAACAATTCAAGAGCATGTAGACCAAGGTATTTCTACAATTTTATATGTTAATTCAGAAATTTCTACACGTGAACTTTCTAGATTATATGTATATGCACATCATAAAGGATTAAAATCACTTTACTATACACGTAACAAACTATTAAGTGTTGAAGAATGTACAAGTTGCGCAATTTAA
- the nrdI gene encoding class Ib ribonucleoside-diphosphate reductase assembly flavoprotein NrdI, giving the protein MKIIYYSLTGNVRRFIQRAELSNTMALTEVNKTQEVQEPFILVTGTIGFGQIPDTVQDFLDINHPYLRAVAGSGNRNWGQNFAKASEEIANKYQVPLLMKFELHGNQDIANEFREKVVTLDEDDKQTEAKSYRIK; this is encoded by the coding sequence ATGAAAATCATTTATTACTCATTAACGGGGAATGTAAGACGATTTATACAGAGAGCTGAATTGTCTAATACGATGGCACTCACTGAAGTTAATAAAACACAAGAAGTACAAGAACCATTTATATTGGTTACAGGTACAATAGGTTTTGGTCAAATTCCTGATACTGTACAAGATTTCCTGGATATCAACCATCCATATTTACGTGCAGTAGCTGGAAGTGGAAATAGAAATTGGGGACAGAATTTTGCGAAAGCTAGTGAAGAAATCGCGAATAAGTATCAGGTCCCTTTATTGATGAAGTTTGAATTACATGGTAATCAAGATATAGCAAACGAATTTAGAGAAAAGGTGGTTACGCTCGATGAAGATGATAAACAAACAGAAGCAAAATCATATAGAATTAAATAA
- a CDS encoding DMT family transporter, producing MNSTIKGIIAILISSIGFSLMAVFFKLSGDLPVFQKSLFRNLIAMIVPIYFVLKYRAPFFGKLENQPLLILRSTLGLTGVLLNIYAIDHMVLSDADMLMKLNPFWTILLCALFLNEKARTYQIIAMIVAIGGALFIIKPSFDSDMIPALIGLLSGVFAAGAYTALRPLGRREKSYTTVFYFSFFSTFVLIPFVIFTYEPMSLTQIIILMLSGVFATIGQFGITIAYSYAAAKDISIFVYASVIFSALLGFIIFKEVPDLLSYLGYIIIFLAGYYMFKKAQRNPKPKNSIKEGES from the coding sequence ATGAACTCCACAATTAAAGGTATTATTGCTATTCTCATTTCTTCCATCGGGTTTAGCTTAATGGCTGTCTTCTTCAAACTTTCTGGTGACTTACCTGTCTTTCAGAAATCATTGTTTAGAAACCTCATTGCCATGATCGTACCAATTTACTTTGTATTAAAATACCGCGCACCATTTTTCGGTAAATTAGAAAACCAACCATTATTGATTTTGCGTTCAACACTCGGACTTACTGGTGTGTTATTAAATATCTATGCCATCGATCATATGGTACTAAGTGACGCCGATATGTTAATGAAGCTTAATCCATTTTGGACGATATTACTTTGCGCATTGTTTTTAAATGAGAAAGCTAGGACTTATCAAATCATTGCAATGATCGTTGCAATTGGAGGGGCATTATTTATTATCAAGCCTTCATTTGATTCGGATATGATACCTGCGCTCATCGGTTTATTATCTGGCGTATTCGCAGCAGGTGCATACACAGCACTTAGACCTTTGGGGCGTCGTGAAAAATCATACACAACAGTCTTTTACTTTTCATTCTTTTCAACTTTTGTACTCATCCCATTTGTGATTTTTACATATGAACCAATGAGTTTAACACAAATTATAATTTTAATGTTATCTGGTGTTTTCGCAACGATTGGACAATTCGGGATTACAATCGCATATAGCTATGCAGCAGCGAAAGATATTTCTATCTTCGTATACGCTTCAGTTATCTTTAGTGCGTTACTCGGTTTCATCATATTTAAAGAGGTACCAGATTTATTAAGTTATCTTGGATATATTATTATATTCTTAGCAGGTTATTATATGTTTAAAAAAGCACAACGTAACCCTAAACCAAAAAATTCAATTAAAGAAGGAGAATCATAA
- the queF gene encoding preQ(1) synthase, giving the protein MSEGRNKDELKDITLLGNQNNQYHDQYTPEVLEVFDNKHQGRDYFVKFNCPEFTSLCPITGQPDFATIYISYIPNVKMVESKSLKLYLFSFRNHGDFHEDCMNVIMNDLIDLMDPHYIEVLGKFTPRGGISIDPYTNYGRPDSKYEKMAEYRMMNHDLYPENIDNR; this is encoded by the coding sequence ATGTCAGAAGGCAGAAATAAAGACGAATTAAAAGATATCACATTATTAGGCAATCAAAACAATCAATATCACGACCAATATACACCAGAGGTACTAGAGGTATTCGACAACAAACATCAAGGAAGAGATTACTTTGTAAAATTTAATTGCCCTGAATTTACATCACTATGCCCTATTACTGGACAACCCGATTTTGCTACAATCTACATCTCTTATATCCCAAATGTAAAAATGGTAGAATCTAAATCATTGAAACTATATCTATTCAGTTTTAGAAATCACGGAGATTTCCATGAAGATTGTATGAACGTAATCATGAATGACTTAATCGATTTAATGGATCCACATTATATAGAAGTATTAGGTAAATTTACGCCACGAGGTGGAATTTCTATAGACCCTTATACAAATTACGGACGCCCAGATTCTAAATACGAAAAAATGGCTGAATACCGCATGATGAATCATGATTTATATCCAGAAAACATAGACAACCGATAA